In Sylvia atricapilla isolate bSylAtr1 chromosome 27, bSylAtr1.pri, whole genome shotgun sequence, one genomic interval encodes:
- the CWC25 gene encoding pre-mRNA-splicing factor CWC25 homolog, whose amino-acid sequence MGGGDLNLKKSWHPQTLRNVEKVWKAEQKHEAERRKIEELQRELQEERAREEMQRYAEDMGTVRKREEKLEWMYQGPGGMVNREEYLMGRPVDKFILDKVGDKDAGGSGDTGLLPGSIFARAGASSVLDMATKIREDPLFMIRKREEEKKREVLNNPVKMKKIKALLQNSLDKKERKKKKEKKKKHKKHRRRSSSSHSSSSEEDRGRNKSQKKVDSSSLKAASSKLPGYGLQVKAPEQTQSPPGHPRAPHRSRERSRSSSRSPQRHSSRRNPERGSGSPSRHSKLHSGRQEKGRARSPSPKKSFRRQHTSGYTRRISAEELERRRQEMMADAKWREEERANNVRRQRRHEGLERELQKLDTGDGKFFQRLKLESASTSSLEDRVKRNIHSLQRTPAALEKNFMQR is encoded by the exons AACCTGAAGAAGAGCTGGCACCCGCAGACGCTGCGCAATGTGGAGAAGGTGTGGAAGGCGGAGCAGAAGCATGAGGCCGAGAGGAGGAAGATCGAGGAGCTGCAgcgggagctgcaggaggagcgGGCCCGGGAGGAGATGCAGCGCTACGCCGAGGACATGGGCACCGTGCG GAAGCGTGAGGAGAAGCTGGAGTGGATGTACCAGGGCCCTGGAGGGATGGTGAACAGGGAGGAGTACCTGATGGGGCGCCCCGTGGACAAATTCATCCTGGACAAGGTTGGGGACAAGGACGCcggtggctctggggacacggggctgctgccaggctccaTCTTCgccagggctggggccagcTCCGTGCTGGACATGGCCACCAAGATCCGGGAGGACCCGCTCTTCATGATCAG gaagagggaggaggaaaagaaaagagaagttttgAACAATCcagtgaaaatgaagaagatCAAAGCCTTG ctgcagaacagtttggataaaaaggagaggaagaagaagaaggagaagaagaagaagcacaAGAAACATCGACGGcgcagctccagcagccacagctccagctctgaggAGGACAGGGGCAGAAATAA gtcTCAGAAAAAGGTGGACAGTTCCTCCTTGAAGGCTGCTTCTTCCAAACTCCCAGGATATGGCTTGCAG GTGAAGGCCCCTGAGCAGACCCAGAGCCCCCCAggtcaccccagagccccccacaGATCCCGGGAGCGCTCCCGGAGCTCGTCCCGCTCCCCACAGAGACATTCCAGCAGGAGGAACCCCGAGAGAGGCTCAGGATCCCCTTCCAGGCACAGCAAACT GCACAGCGGCCGCCAGGAgaagggcagagccaggagcccTTCCCCCAAGAAGAGCTTCAGGCGCCAGCACACCTCGGGCTACACCAG GAGGATCTCGGcggaggagctggagaggaggcGGCAGGAGATGATGGCCGACGCCAagtggagggaagaggagagagccAACAACGTGCGGCGCCAGCGGCGGCACGAGGGGCTGGAGCGGGAGCTGCAGAAACTCGACACCGGCGACGGGAAATTTTTCCA aCGTTTGAAGCTGGAGAGTGCCTCCACCTCCAGCCTGGAGGATCGGGTCAAACGCAACATCCACTCCCTGCAGAGGACTCCTGCTGCCTTGGAAAAGAACTTTATGCAGAGGTGA